A single window of Maylandia zebra isolate NMK-2024a linkage group LG2, Mzebra_GT3a, whole genome shotgun sequence DNA harbors:
- the med7 gene encoding mediator of RNA polymerase II transcription subunit 7 — protein sequence MGEPQQVSALPPPPMQYIKEYTDENIRKGLAPKPPPPIRDNYMMFGNHFQCDDLIIRPLESQGIERLHPMQFDHKRELKKLNMSILVNFLDLLDILIKSPGSIKREEKLEDIKLLFVHMHHLINEYRPHQARETLRVMMEVQKRQRLETAERFQKHLERVVEMIQGCLASLPDDLPQVEGQDGACDGTKSAPPAASVGCSSGQATRLKTEPMDIEEAAASCMATSQQEKSIPTSRSDKWDKDAAMCSIIDELA from the coding sequence ATGGGTGAACCACAGCAGGTCAGCGCCCTGCCTCCTCCACCGATGCAGTACATCAAAGAGTACACAGATGAAAACATCCGCAAGGGTCTGGCCCCTAAGCCACCTCCACCCATCAGAGATAATTACATGATGTTTGGCAACCATTTCCAGTGTGATGACCTCATCATCCGGCCTCTCGAAAGCCAAGGCATTGAGAGGCTTCACCCTATGCAGTTTGACCACAAACGGGAGCTCAAGAAACTGAACATGTCCATTCTTGTGAACTTTTTGGACCTTCTGGACATCCTTATCAAGAGCCCTGGTAGTATAAAGCGTGAAGAAAAGCTGGAAGACATAAAGCTTCTGTTTGTCCATATGCACCATCTGATAAATGAGTACAGACCGCATCAAGCCAGGGAGACGCTAAGGGTGATGATGGAGGTCCAGAAAAGACAGAGGCTAGAGACAGCAGAGAGGTTCCAGAAACATCTGGAGAGGGTGGTGGAGATGATCCAGGGGTGCCTTGCCTCCCTGCCTGATGACTTGCCTCAAGTGGAAGGTCAGGATGGTGCTTGTGATGGGACAAAGAGTGCGCCTCCTGCAGCTAGTGTTGGCTGTTCATCTGGGCAGGCCACCAGGCTGAAAACAGAACCTATGGATATAGAGGAAGCAGCTGCCAGCTGCATGGCAACGAGTCAGCAGGAGAAGAGCATCCCTACTTCAAGAAGTGACAAATGGGACAAGGATGCTGCCATGTGCAGCATTATTGATGAACTAGCATAG
- the lonrf4 gene encoding LON peptidase N-terminal domain and RING finger protein 1, which translates to MEMLECPLCLCLMCEPVTVSCGHTFCRRCVGGYLPSKCPLCKERLKQKEVKNTRNNVLLIGVVEKCWPEEKGMKCQIQEKLKATEFAEALRLANEGLNLVPDDQSLKVFRAEANLGLRRFSDALTDLDYLCCLRPSWTEGSFHKGNVLLEMGQQKEALIHFHRCLKLQADFVPAKSQIKKILEAEGVEVPEEMPCILQAVSEYLKEPCPITTLGSSQGPVHAEGFKHPHGDKGEGKGRRDTHQVKHDTGTECCLSLCQAVSFLPAADEDEEMMTRKEDLHGKFLGESYHERENGMVILTVSDFECPLCIRLFFEPVTTPCGHTFCKNCIERSLDHNLRCPLCKQPLQEYFRNRKYNPTVLLQDIMTRLFAPQLAERKQVHDAEMAELSNLTKDIPIFICTVAYPGVPCPLHVFEPRYRLMMRRCMETGTKKFGMCSYEHGRGFADYGCMLEILDLELLPDGRSYVETIGGSRFKVLKRGQRDGYHTADIEYLEDIKVDGSELELLQRLHDSVYQQAQDWYQRLGSRIREQINRQYGAMPDKEDNIQASPNGPGWCWWLLSVLQLDPAYQTTVLSLNSLKDRLGHLRLVLEYFSQS; encoded by the exons atggaAATGCTGGAGTGCCCCCTTTGCCTCTGTCTGATGTGCGAGCCGGTGACCGTGTCGTGCGGCCACACGTTCTGCCGGAGGTGCGTCGGGGGCTACCTGCCTTCCAAATGTCCGCTGTGCAAAGAGAGGCTAAAACAAAAGGAGGTGAAAAACACGAGGAACAACGTCTTGCTCATCGGCGTCGTGGAAAAGTGCTGGCCCGAAGAGAAGGGGATGAAGTGCCAAATTCAGGAGAAACTCAAAGCCACCGAGTTCGCGGAAGCGTTACGCTTAGCGAACGAGGGGCTGAACTTAG TCCCAGACGACCAGAGTTTGAAGGTGTTCAGGGCCGAAGCGAACTTGGGCCTGAGGCGTTTCTCCGACGCTCTGACGGACCTCGACTACCTCTGCTGCCTTCGCCCCAGCTGGACGGAG GGCTCCTTTCATAAAGGGAATGTACTGTTGGAAATGGGTCAGCAGAAAGAAGCCCTCATCCACTTCCACCGTTGCCTAAAACTTCAAGCTGATTTTGTTCCCGCAAAGAGCCAGATTAAGAAG ATCCTGGAGGCAGAGGGAGTGGAAGTGCCAGAGGAGATGCCCTGCATTTTGCAGGCAGTGTCCGAGTACCTAAAAGAGCCCTGTCCCATCACAACCCTCGGCAGCTCGCAGGGGCCGGTTCATGCTGAAGGCTTCAAACATCCTCATGGAGATAAGggagaaggaaaagggaggagaGATACACATCAG GTGAAGCATGACACGGGTACTGAATGCTGCCTCAGCCTCTGCCAAGCGGTTTCCTTCCTCCCCGCTGCTGATGAGGATGAAGAGATGATGACGAGGAAAGAAGACTTGCACGGCAAGT tctTAGGTGAAAGTTATCACGAGAGAGAGAACGGCATGGTTATTCTCACCGTGTCAGACTTTGAGTGCCCTCTCTGCATTAG GTTATTTTTTGAGCCAGTCACAACTCCTTGTGGGCACACATTCTGCAAAAACTGCATCGAGAGGAGCCTAGACCACAACCTCCGCTGTCCACTCTGCAAACAGCCGCTGCAAGAG TActtcagaaacaggaagtacaaCCCCACAGTTCTGCTCCAGGACATCATGACCCGACTTTTTGCCCCCCAGTTGGCTGAGAGGAAACAGGTCCACGATGCTGAGATGGCTGAACTGTCAAA TCTCACTAAGGACATCCCTATATTTATCTGCACCGTGGCCTACCCTGGAGTGCCCTGTCCACTGCATGTGTTTGAGCCTCGCTATCGGCTGATGATGCGCCGCTGCATGGAAACCGGCACCAAGAAGTTTGGCATGTGCAGCTACGAGCATGGCAGAGG ATTCGCAGACTATGGCTGTATGCTGGAGATTCTCGATCTGGAGCTCTTGCCTGATGGACGTTCTTATGTGGAAACAATTGGTGGGAGCAGATTCAAGGTACTGAAAAGAGGCCAAAGGGATGGTTACCACACCGCTGATATAGAGTACCTAGAGGACATCAAG GTTGATGGCAGTGAGTTGGAGCTTCTGCAGCGTCTgcacgacagcgtgtaccagcaGGCCCAGGACTGGTACCAGCGACTCGGCAGCCGCATCCGCGAACAGATCAACAGACAGTATGGTGCTATGCCGGATAAGGAGGACAACATTCAG GCTTCGCCTAATGGTCCAGGATGGTGCTGGTGGCTGCTGTCTGTCCTCCAGCTGGACCCCGCCTATCAGACCACCGTCCTGTCCCTGAACTCTCTCAAAGATCGCCTGGGACACCTCCGCCTTGTCCTTGAGTACTTCTCTCAGAGCTAA